Proteins encoded together in one Candidatus Sulfotelmatobacter sp. window:
- a CDS encoding DUF3175 domain-containing protein has product MRMLTYFINRAGRGLSQDRRTELQRAKELLSQRIHRDESSNPRKAA; this is encoded by the coding sequence ATGCGAATGCTTACCTATTTCATCAATCGAGCCGGTCGCGGACTTAGTCAGGACCGTAGAACTGAACTTCAAAGAGCAAAAGAGTTACTTTCACAACGAATCCATCGAGACGAAAGCTCTAATCCGCGCAAAGCGGCTTGA